A region from the Fusarium graminearum PH-1 chromosome 4, whole genome shotgun sequence genome encodes:
- a CDS encoding N amino acid transport system protein — protein MDQIHQSAHQAPTDKKRESVPDMFDNSAGEIAVCDMEKQKAAEGNAHFHRLGWKRLTVVLIVEAIALGCLSLPSAFATLGMVAGVILTVGLGFVAIYTSHVVGQVKLAYPEVSHYADAGKLMFGKFGYELVGVMFSLQLIFLVGSHCLTGTIAFLNLTDNGTCSVVFGVVSAIILLIVAIPPSFAEVAILGYIDFVSIIVAVLITIIATGIQAGNSDGGMSSVNWSAWPKDNLSFTDAFIAITNIVFAYSFAVCQFSFMDEMHTPADYVKSIWSLGLIEIGIYTLTGALIYAFVGQDVQSPALLSAGDLISKIAFGVALPVIFISGSINTTVVGRYIHGRVFKDSIIRYINTKMGWITWLVLVTVITIVAFVIAEAIPFFNDLLSISSSLFISGFTFYFPAIMWFMLIRKGPWYSKENLPLAIANGLIFVIGMIVLVGGTYASIDDIILKFHKGEVRGVFTCEPIA, from the exons ATGGACCAAATTCACCAGTCTGCCCACCAGGCACCCacagacaagaagagagaatcAGTACCAGACATGTTCGACAACAGTGCAGGCGAGATCGCCGTTTGCGACatggagaagcaaaaggctgccGAGGGCAATGCTCACTTCCACCGTCTTGGATGGAAGCGATTGACGGTTGTTCTGATCGTCGAGGCTATCGCTCTTGGATGCTTGTCGCTTCCCTCTGCTTTCGCTACTCTCGGCATGGTTGCTGGTGTTATTCTTACTGTCGGTCTCGGTTTTGTTGCCATCTACACTTCTCACGTCGtcggtcaagtcaagcttgCTTACCCCGAGGTTTCTCACTATGCCGATGCTGGTAAACTCATGTTTGGCAAGTTTGGATACGAG CTCGTCGGTGTCATGTTCTCCCTCCaactcatcttcctcgtcggaTCCCACTGCTTGACAGGAACAATCGCcttcctcaacctcaccgATAATGGAACATGCTCcgttgtctttggtgtcgtctccgccatcatcctcctcatcgtcgctatcCCTCCCTCATTCGCCGAGGTTGCCATCCTCGGTTACATTGActtcgtctccatcatcgtcgctgtccttatcaccatcattgctACCGGCATCCAGGCTGGCAACTCTGACGGTGGCATGTCCTCTGTCAACTGGTCAGCCTGGCCCAAGGACAACCTCAGCTTCACCGACgccttcatcgccatcaccaacattgtctttgcctACTCCTTTGCTGTCTGCCAGTTCAGCTTCATGGATGAGATGCACACACCCGCCGACTATGTCAAGTCTATCTGGTCTCTCGGTCTGATTGAGATTGGTATCTACACTCTTACCGGTGCTCTCATCTACGCCTTTGTCGGCCAGGATGTCCAGTCTCCTGCTCTTCTCTCTGCTGGTGacctcatctccaagatcGCCTTTGGTGTTGCGCTTCCCGTCATCTTCATTTCCGgatccatcaacaccacggTCGTTGGTCGCTACATCCACGGACGTGTCTTCAAGGACTCCATCATCCGctacatcaacaccaagatgGGCTGGATCACTTGGTTGGTTCTCGTTActgtcatcaccatcgttgCTTTCGTCATCGCTGAGGCCATCCCCTTCTTTAACGATCTTCtgtccatctcctcctccctcttcatctcgggTTTTACCTTTTACTTCCCTGCCATTATGTGGTTCATGCTCATCCGCAAGGGACCCTGGTACTCCAAGGAAAACCTTCctctcgccatcgccaacgGTCTTATCTTTGTGATCGGCATGATTGTCCTCGTTGGTGGAACTTATGCTTCCATTGATGACATT ATCCTCAAGTTCCACAAGGGCGAAGTCCGTGGTGTCTTTACCTGCGAGCCCATTGCTTAA